Part of the Desulfolutivibrio sulfoxidireducens genome is shown below.
GCGTCCGAGCCTGTCCATGATCTGCTCCTCCCGCTGGCTCAAGGCGCTCTCCCCGCCAGAGTCCGGGGCAAGGACCCGGCCCGCCAGGCTGCGCATGACCCCGGGGCTGGCGTGGCGCCGCCCGGCCGCGACCGCCTCGATGGCCGCAAGCAGCACGTCCGCGACCTCTCGCTTGGTGACATACCCCTGGGCGCCCCGGTCGAAGGCCCGTTCGATGCTCCCCCGGTCCTCATGCATGGAATAGATGAGCGTCGGGATGTCCCGGGCCTTCAGGTCGTCGATCAGGTCAAGCCCGGATTCCTCGGCCAGGGACAAATCCACCAGGGCCACGGAGGCCCGGGAGCCGTCCAGGCGGTCCAGGAGTTCCGCCCGGCTGCCGGCCTCGCCGCAGACCGTATGCCCGACCTGGCGCAGAAGTAGCGACAGGCCGCCTCGCATGGCCGGATGGTCATCGACCAGAAAAACGCGCACCCCGGATGTTGCGGCGTCATGCATCGGTTTCCTCCTTATCTTCCCTGTCCGTCGCGCACGCCAAAAGACAGGTCACGATGGTCCCGCCGCCCTCGGCGTCGTCTATGGAAAGGCGCGCCCCGATCATCCGGGCCCGATAGGACATGATCCGCATGCCGAGCCCTCCCGTGCTCCGAGCCGCCTCCCTGCGGCCGATGCCGTCGTCTTGCACGGCAAGCATCAGCCGAGGGTGATGGTGATCCGGCCGGGCTTGGCATGCTTCACGGCGTTGGCCACCGCCTCCTGGGCGATGCGGTAGAACTGGACGAGGTGCTCGTTGCGGCACGGCACACAGGCCAGGTTTTCGACATATCCGATGCGCACGCCGCTGGATTCGTCCATGCGCCGCGCCAGTTCGGCCAGGGACGGCCCGGTGTCGCCCGGGCCGTGCTCCACCGGCCAAAGCCCCCGGGAGAGGTCGTGGGCCTGGCTGACCGAGTCCTTCAGCATCAGGGATATCTCCGCGACTTCCGTCGCCACGTCCCGCTCCACGATGGGACGGCGCTCAAGGGCCGCGCAGCGAAGCCGGGCCCCGGCCAACTGCTGGCACAGCCCGTCGTGCAGGTCGTGGCTCACCCGGCGGCGCTCTTCCTCGCTGACGTTGACGATCTCTCGTTCCAGCCGGGTGCGCTCGTCCATTTCCGCCAGCAGGGCTGGCATTGTTGGCCTCCAGGGGCTGGGACAGGTCCTCCACGACCGTGAACGCGTTGGAGAACCGCTGGGCCAGGGCCAAGGCCTGGGACAGGGCGAAAGCGAGCATGCCAATTGGCAACAGGTTCAGCACGTTGATGCTGAAGAAATTCCGGTAAATGTCGCTTAAGGATGTCACTGACAAAATGATGTATCCGAAAATAAGAATCAGTGCGCCGTCACGGCAACGCTTCAGACAAAGAAGCAGCATGACCAGCAAGCATGCATTTATGAAAAATGTGAATATTGCAAGATATTGCATTGCGTTATAAATACCAATACTTGACTACGTCAGAATGATGAATACGAACACGATGCTTTTTATGTCGCACACATGCTGAACAAAAGCTATAAACTCCACTTGGTAAATTGATCTGTAAAACCTGTACAGGACAGACGCCAAAACGGCATACGCAACAATAGGGATATTGCTGATGATGGCGGGGTCGGAGTTTGGAACAAACAAATTGATCAACCAATCCGAAGAATCCAATGTCATGAACGCCGTGATGAGCACAATGCAGCCAAAGCCGAAATATAGTGAGGAAACATCCCTCTTCTTCAGGAAATAGATGGCGAAATGGTAAACCGTCATGATCAGCAGGCTGCCGACGAAAAACATGCTCCAAGACCAGATGCGAATGTGCAACTGTTCCAACTAATCCGGGAGGCCTAGCATGATCGCATTTTGCACGCCGCCCCGGTGAAAGGCGTGGTTGGAGACCTGCAACACCAGATCGATTGGTGCCGCGCGGCTTTCAAACCTGGCCAGCACCAGGGAACGTAGCGGGGTTTCCGCCTCGGCGGTATTTCCAACCACACCGCTTTCGGCGATGAGCTTCCCGCCGGCCCACAGCCGGTAGGCGGCGTTGACGGCGACGATCCGCAGGGCTAACTGATGCTCGCCGGGCTGTGGCAACAGCCGCAGGCGAAAGGAGGCCTGCCCATGCCCAGGCAAGGGCAAGCCATGGAGTTGATGGCCTTTCCATACGCCAGGGAGGGTCATGAAGCCGGAGGGTTCCGGCGGTGTGACACTGGGGCTGAAGTCCTCGGGAGAAAGCAACCGGTCCCAGGAAAACTCCCACTGGCCATTTATGGCGATCGGGCCGTCCCGGGGCATGTCCCAGCCGGTCAGGTCGAGCACGCCATACGTGGCGACGGGCATGTCCGTATCGGTCTTGGAACATCCCAAACCAGGTGAAAGGAACAAGAGCAGGGAAAGGACGGCCAGCGCCAGCCGGACAGGTGATCCGCATGTGTTTGCTATCAGACGACATGTGCACAAATTTTTCAAGTGGAAAGTGGGGCAGTGCCGCAGGCACATGTGGATGCACTACAGTCATGCTGAGTGTGAAAACCCAGAGACACGTGGCGGCGCCATGAGGACGCCGCACTCCTCTCGCCGTCGCCGTACCGCCTTCCCGACATGAGCAAGGCCGGACGGTCTAAGCCGAGCGGAGTCTTCGAAGCGAGCCGAAGGAAAGCCTTGACTGGCCGGCAGCCCATGCCATCCCGGTGGCAAGACGGCGGGAGTGTGGATACGTTCAGCACGTAGGCAGCATTGGTGAACGTGACCGGCATCCGGTGCAGTGCATTGGCCCAAGCCGGACCTCCCTGGTCCGGGCACTGATCCGAAAAAAAGACCCGGCCGGAACCTCTGTTCCGGCCGGGTCATGCGCATACGCTCCCGCGCGGCCGACTACAGATCGAACGACCCCGCCGTCAGGGTCGCGCTGTTGGACAGACGGATCTGGAAGTCGGCGACCGCATCGCCGTTGACGTCGCCGGAGAGGATGCCGCTGGAATAGGTCAACTGCCCGGCCACGCCCGTGAAGGCCGACGAACCGATGTAGGTGAAGGCCTGGTTTCCGGCAAGGCCCGTGTTGGCGTCGATGGCGGTCAGGCGGATCGTGTCTCCCGCGGCGAAGTCCGTGATGGTGTCCCGGCCGGTCCCGCTGGGGGACTCTGTGGTGGCGGTGTACACGAACACGTCGTTCCCGGTGCCTCCGGTCAGGGTGTCGGAGCCGAGGCCCCCGGTCAGGGTGTCGTTGCCCGTGCCGCCGGCGAACGTGTTGGCCGGGGAATTCCCGGTCAGGACGTCGTTGCCGGAGCCGCCAATGACATTTTCGATGCCGGACAGGGTGTCCGTGCCGCCCCCCCCGGTGTTCTGGGCTGTGGTTGTGCCGGTGCTCACGGTCACGGCGGTGGTGGCCCAGGCGTAGCTTACCGTATCCGACCCGGAGCCGCCGGACAGGGTGTCGTTGTCCGTGCCGCCGTCCAGGGTGTCGTTGCCGGCCCCGCCGTCCAGGGAATCGTTGCCGATGCCCCCGGACAGGCTGTCGTCGCCGGCGTTGCCCACCAGCGTGTTGGCCGGGGAGTTGCCGGTCAGAATGTCGTCGCCGGACCCGCCAATGACATTTTCGATGGAGGAGAAGGTGTCCGTGCCGCCAGCCCCGGTGTCCTGGGACGTGGTCGTGCCGGTGCTCGCGGTCACGGCGGCGGTGGCCCAGGCGTAGCTTGCCGTATCCGAACCGGACCCGCCGAAAAGGGTGTCGTTGCCCGTGCCCCCATCGAGCGTGTCGTCGTCGGTTCCTCCGTCCAGGGAGTCGTTGCCGCTGCCCCCGGACAGACTGTCGTTGCCCGCCCCGCCGGCGAACGTGTTGGCCGGGGAATTCCCGGTCAGGACATCGTCGCCGCCGCCCCCGATGACATTTTCGATGCCGGACAGGGTGTCCGTGCCGCCGGCCCCGGTGTCCTGGGCCGTGGTCGTGCCGGTGCTCACGGTCACGCCTGCCGTGGACCAGGCGTAGCTTGCCGTATCCGAACCGGACCCGCCGACAAGGGTGTCGTTGCCCGTGCCCCCGTCGAGCGTGTCGTCGTCGGTTCCTCCGGAAAGGCTGTCGTTGCCGCTGCCCCCGGACAGGCTGTCGTTGCCCGCTCCGCCCGACAGGGCGTTGGCCGGGGAATTGCCGGTCAGGACGTCGTTGCCGCTACCGCCGATGATGTTTTCGATGGAGGACAAGGTGTCCGTGCCGCCGGCCCCGGTGTCCTGGGCCGTGGTCGTGCCGGTGCTCGCGGTCACGGCGGCGGTGGCCCAGGCGTAGCTTGCCGTATCCGAACCGGACCCGCCGAAAAGGGTGTCGTTGCCCGTGCCCCCATCGAGCGTGTCGTCGTCGGTTCCTCCGGAAAGGCTGTCGTTGCCGCTGCCCCCGGACAGGCTGTCGTCGCCGGCCTCGCCCGCAAGGATGTTGGCCGGGGAATTGCCGGTCAGGACGTCGTTGCCGCTACCGCCGATGAGGTTTTCAATGGAGGAGAAGGTGTCCGTGCCGCCAGCCCCGGTGTCCTGGGCCGTGGTCGTGCCGGTGCTCGCGGTCACGGCGGCGGTGGCCCAGGCGTAGCTTGCCGTATCCGAACCGGACCCGCCGGCCAGGGTGTCGTTGCCCGTGCCCCCGTCGAGCGTGTCGTCGTCGGTTCCTCCGGAAAGGCTGTCGTTGCCGGTTCCTCCAGAAAGGCTGTCGTCGCCGGCCTCGCCCGCAAGGATGTTGTCCGGGGAATTCCCGGTCAGGACGTCGTTGCCGCTACCGCCGATGAGGTTTTCAATGGAGGAGAAGGTGTCCGTGCCGCCAGCCCCGGTGTCCTGGGCCGTGGTCGTGCCGGTGCTCGCGGTCACGGCGGCGGTGGCCCAGGCGTAGCTTGCCGTATCCGAACCGGACCCACCGGCCAGGGTGTCGTTGCCCGTGCCCCCGTCGAGCGTGTCGTCGTCGGTTCCTCCGGAAAGGCTGTCGTTGCCGGTTCCTCCAGAAAGGCTGTCGTCGCCGGCGTTGCCCGCAAGGATGTTGTCCGGGGAATTCCCGGTCAGGACGTCGTTGCCGCTACCGCCGATGAGGTTTTCAATGGAGGAGAAGGTGTCCGTGCCGCCAGCCCCGGTGTCCTGGGCCGTGGTCGTGCCGGTGCTCGCGGTCACGGCGGCGGTGGCCCAGGCGTAGCTTGCCGTATCCGAACCGGACCCGCCGGCCAGGGTGTCGTTGCCCGTGCCCCCGTCGAGCGTGTCGTCGTCGGTTCCTCCGGAAAGGCTGTCGTTGCCGGTTCCTCCAGAAAGGCTGTCGTCGCCGGCCTCGCCCGCAAGGATGTTGTCCGGGGAATTCCCGGTCAGGACGTCGTTGCCGCTACCGCCGATGAGGTTTTCAATGGAGGAGAAGGTGTCCGTGCCGCCAGCCCCGGTGTCCTGGGCCGTGGTCGTGCCGGTGGACACGGTCACGGCGGCGGTGGACCAGGCGTAGCTTGCCGTATCCGAACCGGACCCGCCGACAAGGGTGTCGTTGCCCGTGCCCCCGTCGAGCGTGTCGTCGTCGGTTCCTCCGGAAAGGCTGTCGTTGCCGGTTCCTCCGGAGAGGCTGTCGTCGCCGCCGCCCCCGGACAGGCTGTCGTTGCCCGCGTTGCCTACAAGCGTGTTGGCCCCAGGCTCCCCGGTCAGAGTGTCGTCGCCGCTGCCGCCAATGATGTTTTCGATGAGTGACAAGGTGTCCGTGCCGCCGGCACCGGTGTCCTGGGCTGTGGATGTGCCGATGTTCACGGTCACGGCGGCGGTGGCCCAGGCGTAGCTGGCCGTATCCGAACCGGAACCGCCGTCCAGGGTGTCGTTGCCCGTGCCGCCATCCAGGGTGTCGTTGCCCGCGTTGCCTACAAGCGTGTTGGCCGGGGAATTGCCGGTCAGGACGTCGTCGCCGCTGCCACCAATGATGTTTTCGATGGAGGACAAGGTGTCCGTGCCGCCCCCGCCGGTGTCCTGGGCCGTGGTCCTGCCCGTGCTCACGGTCACGGCTGATGTGGCCCAGGCGTAGCTTACCGTATCCGAACCGGAACCGCCGTCCAGGGTGTCGTTGCCCGTGCCTCCGTCCAGGGTGTCGTTGCCGCCGCCCCCGGACAGGCTGTCGTTGCCGGCATTGCCGTTGAGTGTCTGCGAAGAAGCGGTTCCGATCAGGACATCGTTCCCAGATGAACCATACAGGCTGAACGCGCCTATGGTGATTTTCGAGGACAGGTCGTAGGTGCCGGCGTCGGCGGCAGTGATCGTACCCGGACTCTCCCTATCACATGCTGAAATCGTCGTAAATCCTGCAAACTGCGTCGCCGTCAGTGTTACACGACCGTTCCCACCGAGGTCAAGCGTCTCCACGTCCGTGATGGTCGCACCGATCAAGTCTTGCTCAAAGTTTCTCAGAGTATCTGTTCCAGTTCCGCCGTCTATGACGGCCCCTGTCAAATCCAAAGTAGTATATGTCGTAGTACAAGTCTCGATAATATCGTCGCCGGCACCGCCGAAAATCTGATCGCCCGAACCAATAGTTATCAGGAAGTCGTTGCCGTCTCCCCCGACCAGAGTGTTGGTCCCCGAGCCGCCGTCAATAGTATCCCTCCCGCCGTCGCCGGACAGGCTGTCGTTGCCGGCTAAGCCAAAGATTTCGTCGTGCCCTGTGCCTCCGGTCAGGGTATCATCTCCTTCTGTTCCATAAAAGTCAGCCATATATCCTCCAGTTATATTTAATAGTCGCCACCTTTGTTGACTCCGCCTTTGAAAAAGGCGTCATCGACCTGGATGAGTCCAGCCAATTGGTACCCGGCGTCGCTGGTTTCATCGCCTTGCGAATCTTATGCAGCATGGTCCACGCGCACTTGAGGCCGATATCAATCTTTCGCGACAGGGCCAGAGCCGAGAGATCTCGCCTATCCGTGCTGACGAGGAAAATTGCCCAGAACCATTTGACCTGAGGCGTGAGGTGGACCCGGATGGTTGGACAGTTTTGCGGCGAGGGACGCCTGATGCCTGCACTCAACACACTGAAAAAGATCGAGATTTTCAATGTGGTACGCCTCTTGGCTGCCACACCTCGGGCATCGGAAGCCATCATGCCACTGCGGATTAAAAAGTCGCTCTCGGCAAGCCGCGTCAGTGGAGAACGTCCCTTGGAAGGTGATGAGGTCCATCTCGGTGTAGGACTTTGGCATAAATGCTCTTCAACTAACTGAGTTGAAGAAATTATGCCCAATTTTCTGAGGCAAGGCAATAGCCACATAATTCAATGTGATTGTGCTATATTTTCTCCATCAAAATGATGGAGGCGATCATGAGCGAGCGCAATTCCAAAAAGCCATGGATTGTCGACTTCTTCCGGACTGGAGTAGCTCCCGATGCGACCGGACACCCTATCGAACCGAGGAGGTAGTGCTAGAAGTATGTCCAGACATAGTGCTAACGAGTATCCCATGGTCGAGGTGGTCAACGAGTCCAGCGGCGACGCTGGCCGTTAGCGGAGAAATTGCGGATCGTTGAGGAGTCGTCCCGGCCTGGGATGAGCGTCTCGTATGTGGCCCGCAAGCATGGTATCGCCCCGAACCAACTCTTCCGATGGAGGAAACTCATGAGCGAACTCCACGGACGCGTTACCTGGTGGTGGCCAAGGTAGAACTTGAATTTTTACTCAACGCCATGGCTTTCAACTTGGAAAAAGCGGCGCTCAAAGCGGGATGCTGAGGAACACTTACGCCAATGGGGTGACGAACTCCGCCTCAAGGCGAAACAAGACCATGGCTGGCGGCTAAACTCCAGGCTGGAAAAAACAACCGAAACCTTTCGGAAGGAATTTGTAACAAGATCAAGAAATTGTGCAGCGGTCTCGACCGATACCTTTCGGAAGAAATCTGTAGCGACATCAAGGAATTGTGCAGCGGTCTCAAGCTGGACCTCCCAAACCCGGACCCTGATCCGAAAACAAGACCCGGCCGGAACCTCTGTCCCGGCCGGGTCTTGATCATGCGCTCCCGCACGGCCGACTACAGATCGAACGAACCCGCCGTCAGGGTAGCGCTGTTGGACAGTGCTATCTGGAAGTCGGCGGTTCCGTCGCCGTTTATGTCCCCGGAGACGATGCCGCTGACATAGTTCAATTGTCCCGCCACGCCCGTGAAGGCCGACGAGCCGATGTAGGTGAAGGCCTGGTTTCCGGCTAGGCCCGTGTTGGCGTCGATGGCGGTCAGGCGGATCGTGTCTCCCGCGGCGAAGTCCGTGATGGTGTCCCGGCCGGTCCCGCTGGGGGACTCGGTGGTGGCGGTGTACACGAACACGTCGTTCCCGGTTCCTCCGGTCAGGGTGTCGGAGCCAAGCCCCCCGGTCAGGGTATCGTTCCCGGCCCCGCCGGCGAACGTGTTGGCTGGGGAATTGCCGGTCAGGACGTCGTTGCCGGAGCCGCCAATGACATTTTCGATGCCGGACAGGGTGTCCGTGCCGCCCCCCCCGGTGTTCTGGGCTGTGGTTGTGCCGGTGCTCACGGTCACGCCTGCCGTGGCCCAGGCGTAGCTTGCCGTATCCGATCCGGACCCGCCGGCCAGGGTGTCGTTGCCCGTGCCGCCGTCCAGGGTATCGTTCCCGGTCCCGCCATCCAGGGAGTCGTTGCCGCTGCCCCCGGACAGACTGTCGTTGCCCGTGCCGCCGGCGAACGTGTTGGCCGGGGAATTCCCGGTCAGGACGTCGTTGCCGGAGCCGCCAATGACATTTTCGATGCCGGACAGGGTGTCCGTGCCGCCCCCCCCAGTGTTCTGGGCTGTGGTTGTGCCGGTGCTCACGGTCACGCCTGCCGTGGCCCAGGCGTAGCTGGCCGTATCCGATCCGGACCCGCCGGCCAGGGTGTCGTTGCCCGTGCCGCCGTCCAGGGTATCGTTGCCCGTGCCGCCATCCAGGGAGTCGTTGCCGCTGCCCCCGGACAGACTGTCGTTGCCCGCCCCGCCGGCGAACGTGTTGGCCGGGGAATTCCCGGTCAGGACGTCGTTGCCGCCGCCGCCAATGACATTTTCGATGCCGGACAGGGTGTCCGTGCCGCCAGCCCCGGTGTCCTGGGCCGTGGTCCTGCCGGTGGACACGGTCACGGCGGTGGTGGCCCAGGCGTAGCTGGCCGTATCCGATCCGGACCCGCCGGCCAGGGTGTCGTTGCCCGTGCCGCCGTCCAGGGTATCGTTCCCGGTCCCGCCATCCAGGGAGTCGTTGCCGCCGCCCCCGGACAGGCTGTCGTCGCCGGCGTTGCCCACCAGCGTGTTGGCCGGGGAATTGCCGGTCAGAATGTCGTCGCCGGACCCGCCGATAAGGTTTTCGATGGAGGACAGGGTGTCCGTGCCGCCCCCCCCGGTGTCCTGGGCCGTGGTCCTGCCCGTGCTCACGGTCACGCCTGCCGTGGCCCAGGCGTAGCTTGCCGTATCCGATCCGGAACCGCCGGCCAGGGTGTCGTTGTCCGTGCCGCCGTCCAGGGTGTCGTCGCCCGCGCCGCCATCCAGGGAGTCGTTGCCGATGCCCCCGGACAGGCTGTCGTCGCCGGCGTTGCCCACCAGCGTGTTGGCCGGGGAATTGCCGGTCAGAATGTCGTCGCCGGACCCGCCGATAAGGTTTTCGATGGAGGAGAAGGTGTCCGTGCCGCCCCCCCCGGTGTCCTGGGCCGTGGTCCTGCCCGTGCTCACGGTCACGCCTGCCGTGGCCCAGGCGTAGCTTGCCGTATCCGATCCGGAACCGCCGGCCAGGGTGTCGTTGTCCGTGCCGCCGTCCAGGGTGTCGTCGCCCGCGCCGCCATCCAGGGAGTCGTTGCCGATGCCCCCGGACAGGCTGTCGTCGCCGGCGTTGCCCACCAGCGTGTTGGCCGGGGAATTGCCGGTCAGAATGTCGTCTCCGGACCCGCCGATAAGGTTTTCGATGGAGGACAGGGTGTCCGTGCCGCCCCCCCCGGTGTCCTGGGCCGTGGTCCTGCCCGTGCTCACGGTCACGCCTGCCGTGGCCCAGGCGTAGCTTGCCGTATCCGATCCGGAACCGCCGGCCAGGGTGTCGTTGTCCGTGCCGCCGTCCAGGGTGTCGTCGCCCGCGCCGCCATCCAGGGAGTCGTTGCCGATGCCCCCGGACAGGCTGTCGTTGCCGGCGTTGCCCACCAGCGTGTTGGCCGGGGAATTGCCGGTCAGAATGTCGTCTCCGGACCCGCCGATAAGGTTTTCGATGGAGGACAGGGTGTCCGTGCCGCCCCCCCCGGTGTCCTGGGCCGTGGTCCTGCCCGTGCTCACGGTCACGCCTGCCGTGGCCCAGGCGTAGCTTGCCGTATCCGATCCGGAACCGCCGGCCAGGGTGTCGTTGTCCGTGCCGCCGTCCAGGGTGTCGTCGCCCGCGCCGCCATCCAGGGAGTCGTTGCCGATGCCCCCGGACAGGCTGTCGTTGCCGGCGTTGCCCACCAGCGTGTTGGCCGGGGAATTGCCGGTCAGAATGTCGTCGCCGGACCCGCCGATAAGGTTTTCGATGGAGGAGAAGGTGTCCGTGCCGCCCCCCCCGGTGTCCTGGGCCGTGGTCCTGCCCGTGCTCACGGTCACGGCTTCGGTGGCCCAGGCGTAGCTTGCCGTATCCGAACCGGACCCGCCGACAAGGGTGTCGTTGCCCATGCCGCCGTCCAGGGTGTCGTTGCCCGCGCCGCCGGAAAGGCTGTCGTTGCCGGACCCGCCATCCAGGACGTTGGCGGCGTCGTTGCCGGTTATGGTGTTGTCCAGGGTATTGCCCGTGCCGTCGATGGCCGCGCTCCCGGTCAGGATCAGATTCTCCAGGTTGGCCCCGAGCGTCCAGGTCACCGAGGACTCGACGGTGTCGATCTCCGTTTCTATGGAGATGATCTCGTTGACCACATCCCCGGTGCTGTCCACAATATAGGTGTCGTTGCCGGTGCCGCCGGCCAAGCTGTCGTCGCCTGTGCCGCCGTCCAGGGTGTCGTTGCCGGACCCGCCGTACAGGGTGTCGTTGCCCGTGCCGCCGATCAGGGTGTCGTTGCCGGTGCCGCCGGTCAGGGTGTCGTTGCCCGTGCCGCCGGCCAGGGTGTCGGAGCCCGCGCCGCCATCCAGGACGTTGTCGGCGTTGTCCCCGGTCAGTGTGTCCTCGTAATCGCCGCCGATCAGGTTTTCAATGGAGGACAGGGAGTCGGTATTTGATCCCCAATTTGCCGTGCCCGCGCCCAGATCGGCGGTCACGCCGGAGGTGGCCGAGGCGTAGGAGGCCGTGTCGTTGCCTGTGCCGCCATCCAGGGTGTCGTTGCCGGCCATCCCGGACAGGGTGTCGTCGCCGGCGTTGCCCAGGAGTCGCTGCGAGCCGTCATAGCCGATCAGCACATCGTTGCCCGATGATCCGGTCAGATGGAAGGCGCCGGTGATGGTTTTCGTGGACAGGTCGTAGGTGCCCGCGTCAGCGGCGGTCAATGTGGTGGCGTTGGAGCTGGTCCCGACGGTCAGGGTCGTGAACCCGGCAAGCTGCGCCGCCGTCAGCGTGGTGTCCAGCCCAAACGTGTTCAGTATCTCCACGCCGGAGATCGTCGTCTCATGGAGTGGGTTGCCCAAATTGAAAAGGGTATCCGTACCGTCGCCGCCGGTGATGACGCTCCCCGTTGCGGACGCGGTCAAAAGCGTGAGGGAGTCGTTGCCCGCGCCGCCGTGAATCTGGTCTCCGGCGTTGTACACGGACAATATATCATTGCCGTCGCCGCCGGACATGGTGTTCACTC
Proteins encoded:
- a CDS encoding response regulator transcription factor codes for the protein MHDAATSGVRVFLVDDHPAMRGGLSLLLRQVGHTVCGEAGSRAELLDRLDGSRASVALVDLSLAEESGLDLIDDLKARDIPTLIYSMHEDRGSIERAFDRGAQGYVTKREVADVLLAAIEAVAAGRRHASPGVMRSLAGRVLAPDSGGESALSQREEQIMDRLGRGETSAEISRALTMSTHTVETYYGRMIRKIGFSSMKELRKFAIRRRG
- a CDS encoding sensor histidine kinase, which codes for MPALLAEMDERTRLEREIVNVSEEERRRVSHDLHDGLCQQLAGARLRCAALERRPIVERDVATEVAEISLMLKDSVSQAHDLSRGLWPVEHGPGDTGPSLAELARRMDESSGVRIGYVENLACVPCRNEHLVQFYRIAQEAVANAVKHAKPGRITITLG
- a CDS encoding 7TM diverse intracellular signaling domain-containing protein; amino-acid sequence: MFFVGSLLIMTVYHFAIYFLKKRDVSSLYFGFGCIVLITAFMTLDSSDWLINLFVPNSDPAIISNIPIVAYAVLASVLYRFYRSIYQVEFIAFVQHVCDIKSIVFVFIILT
- a CDS encoding beta strand repeat-containing protein is translated as MADFYGTEGDDTLTGGTGHDEIFGLAGNDSLSGDGGRDTIDGGSGTNTLVGGDGNDFLITIGSGDQIFGGAGDDIIETCTTTYTTLDLTGAVIDGGTGTDTLRNFEQDLIGATITDVETLDLGGNGRVTLTATQFAGFTTISACDRESPGTITAADAGTYDLSSKITIGAFSLYGSSGNDVLIGTASSQTLNGNAGNDSLSGGGGNDTLDGGTGNDTLDGGSGSDTVSYAWATSAVTVSTGRTTAQDTGGGGTDTLSSIENIIGGSGDDVLTGNSPANTLVGNAGNDTLDGGTGNDTLDGGSGSDTASYAWATAAVTVNIGTSTAQDTGAGGTDTLSLIENIIGGSGDDTLTGEPGANTLVGNAGNDSLSGGGGDDSLSGGTGNDSLSGGTDDDTLDGGTGNDTLVGGSGSDTASYAWSTAAVTVSTGTTTAQDTGAGGTDTFSSIENLIGGSGNDVLTGNSPDNILAGEAGDDSLSGGTGNDSLSGGTDDDTLDGGTGNDTLAGGSGSDTASYAWATAAVTASTGTTTAQDTGAGGTDTFSSIENLIGGSGNDVLTGNSPDNILAGNAGDDSLSGGTGNDSLSGGTDDDTLDGGTGNDTLAGGSGSDTASYAWATAAVTASTGTTTAQDTGAGGTDTFSSIENLIGGSGNDVLTGNSPDNILAGEAGDDSLSGGTGNDSLSGGTDDDTLDGGTGNDTLAGGSGSDTASYAWATAAVTASTGTTTAQDTGAGGTDTFSSIENLIGGSGNDVLTGNSPANILAGEAGDDSLSGGSGNDSLSGGTDDDTLDGGTGNDTLFGGSGSDTASYAWATAAVTASTGTTTAQDTGAGGTDTLSSIENIIGGSGNDVLTGNSPANALSGGAGNDSLSGGSGNDSLSGGTDDDTLDGGTGNDTLVGGSGSDTASYAWSTAGVTVSTGTTTAQDTGAGGTDTLSGIENVIGGGGDDVLTGNSPANTFAGGAGNDSLSGGSGNDSLDGGTDDDTLDGGTGNDTLFGGSGSDTASYAWATAAVTASTGTTTSQDTGAGGTDTFSSIENVIGGSGDDILTGNSPANTLVGNAGDDSLSGGIGNDSLDGGAGNDTLDGGTDNDTLSGGSGSDTVSYAWATTAVTVSTGTTTAQNTGGGGTDTLSGIENVIGGSGNDVLTGNSPANTFAGGTGNDTLTGGLGSDTLTGGTGNDVFVYTATTESPSGTGRDTITDFAAGDTIRLTAIDANTGLAGNQAFTYIGSSAFTGVAGQLTYSSGILSGDVNGDAVADFQIRLSNSATLTAGSFDL
- a CDS encoding transposase translates to MPKSYTEMDLITFQGTFSTDAACRERLFNPQWHDGFRCPRCGSQEAYHIENLDLFQCVECRHQASLAAKLSNHPGPPHASGQMVLGNFPRQHG
- a CDS encoding beta strand repeat-containing protein; its protein translation is MADQVINGTSDNDTLTGDTGNDSIYGYGGDDSLSGGDGNDSLSGGEGNDSLFGDAGNDTLYGDAGNDRLTGGEGNNTLYGDVGNDTMLGGTGDDSLEGGEGHDYLLGYAGNNTLDGGTGNDTLYGDAGNDSLYGNAGDDYLSGSSGYDTLAGGEGNDLLYGGSYDDQLSGDAGNDYLFGDAGNDTLNGGSGSNSLSGDDGDDFLITTGSADTVSGGAGNDRIALVTSDLAGASIDGGTGTDTLEALGVNISVATITGVETLKTFSSSATLTAAQFAGFTTITAGDASWTGTLIAADAGTYDLSGKTTVGTINLTGSSGDDVLVGDGASQSISGGDGNDSITGGAGSDSLSGGAGDDSLDGGDGVDTLDGGDGVNTLSGGAGDDVFFICGAGELILGGAGNDFAFIQTSDLAGVTVDGGDGTDQLYCHDRDLRDMTITDVETLTTAGGSATLTAAQFAGFTTLTAGSESLTGTLIAAEAGTYDLTTKTVVGTFHLTGSSGNDVLGGNDAAQSLSGGDGDDTLSGGAGNDTLYGESGNDSIDGGAGDDFISDSVGVNTMSGGDGNDILSVYNAGDQIHGGAGNDSLTLLTASATGSVITGGDGTDTLFNLGNPLHETTISGVEILNTFGLDTTLTAAQLAGFTTLTVGTSSNATTLTAADAGTYDLSTKTITGAFHLTGSSGNDVLIGYDGSQRLLGNAGDDTLSGMAGNDTLDGGTGNDTASYASATSGVTADLGAGTANWGSNTDSLSSIENLIGGDYEDTLTGDNADNVLDGGAGSDTLAGGTGNDTLTGGTGNDTLIGGTGNDTLYGGSGNDTLDGGTGDDSLAGGTGNDTYIVDSTGDVVNEIISIETEIDTVESSVTWTLGANLENLILTGSAAIDGTGNTLDNTITGNDAANVLDGGSGNDSLSGGAGNDTLDGGMGNDTLVGGSGSDTASYAWATEAVTVSTGRTTAQDTGGGGTDTFSSIENLIGGSGDDILTGNSPANTLVGNAGNDSLSGGIGNDSLDGGAGDDTLDGGTDNDTLAGGSGSDTASYAWATAGVTVSTGRTTAQDTGGGGTDTLSSIENLIGGSGDDILTGNSPANTLVGNAGNDSLSGGIGNDSLDGGAGDDTLDGGTDNDTLAGGSGSDTASYAWATAGVTVSTGRTTAQDTGGGGTDTLSSIENLIGGSGDDILTGNSPANTLVGNAGDDSLSGGIGNDSLDGGAGDDTLDGGTDNDTLAGGSGSDTASYAWATAGVTVSTGRTTAQDTGGGGTDTFSSIENLIGGSGDDILTGNSPANTLVGNAGDDSLSGGIGNDSLDGGAGDDTLDGGTDNDTLAGGSGSDTASYAWATAGVTVSTGRTTAQDTGGGGTDTLSSIENLIGGSGDDILTGNSPANTLVGNAGDDSLSGGGGNDSLDGGTGNDTLDGGTGNDTLAGGSGSDTASYAWATTAVTVSTGRTTAQDTGAGGTDTLSGIENVIGGGGNDVLTGNSPANTFAGGAGNDSLSGGSGNDSLDGGTGNDTLDGGTGNDTLAGGSGSDTASYAWATAGVTVSTGTTTAQNTGGGGTDTLSGIENVIGGSGNDVLTGNSPANTFAGGTGNDSLSGGSGNDSLDGGTGNDTLDGGTGNDTLAGGSGSDTASYAWATAGVTVSTGTTTAQNTGGGGTDTLSGIENVIGGSGNDVLTGNSPANTFAGGAGNDTLTGGLGSDTLTGGTGNDVFVYTATTESPSGTGRDTITDFAAGDTIRLTAIDANTGLAGNQAFTYIGSSAFTGVAGQLNYVSGIVSGDINGDGTADFQIALSNSATLTAGSFDL